One window of Chamaesiphon minutus PCC 6605 genomic DNA carries:
- a CDS encoding GIY-YIG nuclease family protein, producing MKIIYSFHIYRYEDISIVDCVSARCLIFNYCELTQIIFIRFNLHSTPKEIDYPDFLIDLKIYRDRIRSALANHLYYLKVTADGEEFYKIGVTGRTVPERIIEINSDLNSHFRTVEIEILDTWLHRGNLERYFIYKYERYLYRIGTHSEYFKFDEKLSKSVLRELRRIEVKDLSSVECDLLNRLPSQVECEIEAVERSQQRRQAIKVGMERAKQWGGHVGRPSGSRTTDDDFLAKPSSVTILDALARGLSIRATAVAVGVSPATVQKVKAASSEKDTQ from the coding sequence GTGAAGATAATTTACTCTTTTCATATCTATCGATATGAAGATATTTCAATTGTCGATTGTGTAAGCGCAAGATGTCTAATATTTAATTATTGCGAACTGACTCAGATTATTTTTATCAGGTTTAATTTACATTCAACACCCAAAGAAATCGATTACCCAGATTTTCTCATCGATTTAAAGATTTATCGCGATCGGATTAGATCGGCATTAGCCAACCATCTTTACTATTTAAAAGTTACCGCAGATGGTGAAGAATTCTATAAAATTGGCGTGACTGGGCGCACGGTACCGGAACGGATTATAGAAATAAATTCAGATCTCAACAGTCACTTTAGAACAGTAGAGATCGAAATATTAGATACTTGGTTACATCGTGGTAATCTGGAGAGATACTTTATTTATAAATACGAACGATATCTTTATCGAATCGGTACGCATAGTGAATATTTTAAGTTCGATGAAAAGCTGAGTAAATCGGTTTTACGCGAACTCAGACGGATTGAAGTAAAGGATCTGTCCAGCGTCGAATGCGATCTGTTAAATAGATTACCATCCCAGGTCGAATGCGAAATTGAGGCAGTAGAACGATCGCAGCAGCGTCGTCAGGCAATTAAAGTTGGTATGGAACGAGCCAAACAATGGGGCGGTCATGTTGGTAGACCAAGCGGTAGTAGGACGACAGATGATGACTTTCTAGCAAAACCCTCGTCTGTAACGATTCTAGATGCCTTAGCACGAGGTTTATCGATTCGAGCAACTGCTGTTGCTGTTGGGGTATCGCCTGCTACCGTACAAAAGGTGA